From Planococcus halocryophilus, the proteins below share one genomic window:
- a CDS encoding MDR family MFS transporter, with amino-acid sequence MTGQKRTPYGIIAILFTGAFVAIFNQTLLNIALPEIMLDLNIEASTAQWLVTGYMLVNGILIPASAFFIQRYSNRSIFIIAMSLFVLGTLFAAIAPVFSVLLIGRMIQASGAALMMPLLMNVMLAAFPVEKRGSAMGVFGLVMVVAPAIGPTLSGFIVEHYSWRVLFWIVLPIALVPLSLGIFKLKNLTFQDRNISLDKASLILSSLGFGGVLYGFSSAGTLGWDSTTVIVTILIGVVSLVVFGLRQLKLDEPLLEIRIYKYPMFALSSAISIALSMSMFSAMILMPIYVQTIKGISPIDSGLLMLPGALIMGFMSPVTGRLFDRFGAKVLAIPGLAIVVITTYMFSQLNLDTSYVSIMLIYTLRMFGISMVMMPVMTNGLNTLPIKAYPHGTAINNTLQQVAGAVGSAFLITIMNTRTSATAQDLAANGIAPEDIKNLAMLDGINFSFFVSTFIALVSLVLAFFIKKPVRPVTEAEKEIVYNRREVTE; translated from the coding sequence ATGACAGGACAGAAAAGAACCCCTTATGGCATTATCGCCATTTTATTTACCGGAGCATTTGTAGCGATTTTTAATCAGACCTTGTTGAATATTGCACTCCCTGAAATAATGCTTGATTTGAACATCGAAGCCTCAACAGCACAATGGCTTGTGACCGGCTATATGTTGGTCAACGGAATTCTGATACCAGCCAGTGCTTTTTTCATACAACGGTATTCTAACCGCTCGATTTTTATCATAGCAATGTCTTTATTTGTGTTAGGTACGTTATTTGCGGCAATTGCACCTGTCTTTAGCGTCTTATTAATCGGTAGAATGATTCAAGCATCTGGTGCGGCATTGATGATGCCATTGTTAATGAACGTCATGCTAGCTGCGTTTCCTGTTGAAAAGCGAGGATCTGCCATGGGTGTTTTTGGATTAGTTATGGTTGTTGCACCCGCAATCGGTCCTACACTTTCTGGATTTATCGTCGAACATTATTCGTGGCGCGTTCTGTTCTGGATCGTTTTACCGATTGCGTTAGTTCCACTCTCATTAGGTATTTTTAAATTGAAAAACTTAACATTCCAAGACAGAAATATCTCGCTTGATAAAGCGTCACTCATTCTTTCAAGTTTAGGATTTGGTGGTGTGTTATACGGATTTAGTTCAGCTGGAACATTAGGCTGGGATAGCACGACTGTAATAGTAACAATTCTTATCGGTGTCGTATCACTAGTCGTATTTGGACTTCGCCAATTAAAATTGGACGAACCATTATTGGAAATTCGAATTTATAAATACCCAATGTTCGCATTGTCTTCTGCAATATCAATAGCCTTATCCATGTCGATGTTCTCGGCTATGATTTTAATGCCAATTTATGTTCAGACCATAAAAGGAATTTCGCCGATTGACTCTGGACTACTTATGTTACCTGGAGCATTGATCATGGGCTTTATGTCTCCTGTAACCGGTCGATTGTTTGACCGCTTCGGTGCAAAAGTGTTAGCGATTCCGGGGCTGGCCATTGTTGTCATCACAACTTATATGTTCAGTCAATTAAACCTAGATACGAGTTATGTTAGTATTATGTTGATTTATACATTGCGGATGTTCGGAATCTCTATGGTCATGATGCCTGTCATGACAAATGGCTTAAATACATTGCCAATTAAAGCTTACCCACACGGAACTGCCATAAATAATACATTACAACAAGTAGCAGGGGCTGTTGGTTCTGCGTTTTTAATAACCATCATGAACACGCGAACGTCAGCTACAGCGCAAGACTTAGCGGCAAATGGAATAGCACCAGAAGATATAAAAAATTTAGCAATGCTTGATGGCATTAACTTTTCATTTTTCGTTTCAACATTTATTGCGCTTGTGTCTTTAGTTCTTGCATTCTTTATAAAAAAACCAGTTAGACCAGTAACTGAAGCAGAAAAAGAAATTGTTTATAACAGAAGAGAAGTAACTGAATAA
- a CDS encoding DEAD/DEAH box helicase, whose translation MTFIKELSPIWQEKWEKAGFDAAMPIQDQMIPEMLAGNDIVAESPTGSGKTLAYVLPILERVNPEKPAIQAMIVAPSQELSMQIVNVLRDWTEGTAVTVTQLIGGANMQRQLEKLKKKPTIVVGTPGRLNELVKTKKLKMHEIRILVLDEGDQLMAREHRNIMKDLIEKTQQDRQLVLVSATITEEIELVAERLMQHPTRLKVTAEDLPMFGKVTHSFIKVDERDKTELLRSISHIPGMKALAFVNNLDQLLMKENKLKFRDAKIVTLHSEMKKDERKKALDAFRKGEVAVLIATEVAARGLDIDLVTHVVHVDVPQTIEQYLHRSGRTGRAGADGEVLTLLAYADERHYKKFTKELPSKPVQKIIHSGKLIEGSSKTIAAKGNKR comes from the coding sequence ATGACTTTTATAAAAGAACTAAGTCCAATATGGCAAGAAAAATGGGAAAAAGCTGGATTTGATGCGGCAATGCCGATTCAAGATCAGATGATTCCAGAAATGTTAGCAGGAAATGATATCGTAGCAGAATCTCCGACAGGTTCGGGCAAAACTTTGGCATACGTCTTGCCGATTTTAGAACGAGTCAACCCTGAAAAACCAGCAATTCAAGCAATGATTGTAGCACCGTCACAAGAATTATCGATGCAAATCGTCAATGTTTTACGTGACTGGACAGAAGGAACAGCAGTAACTGTTACACAATTGATTGGCGGAGCAAACATGCAACGTCAATTAGAAAAGCTAAAGAAAAAGCCAACAATTGTAGTGGGTACGCCGGGACGTTTAAATGAATTAGTGAAAACGAAGAAACTCAAAATGCATGAAATTCGCATATTGGTATTAGATGAAGGCGACCAGCTAATGGCGCGTGAGCATCGGAACATTATGAAAGACTTGATCGAAAAAACGCAACAAGATCGCCAATTGGTTCTTGTATCAGCGACGATTACGGAAGAAATTGAACTCGTTGCCGAACGGTTAATGCAACATCCGACACGTCTTAAAGTTACGGCAGAAGATTTACCGATGTTCGGTAAAGTGACGCATTCATTTATCAAAGTAGATGAGCGTGATAAAACGGAATTGTTGCGTAGCATTTCGCATATTCCAGGTATGAAAGCATTGGCATTTGTTAATAATTTAGATCAATTGCTAATGAAAGAAAACAAATTAAAATTCCGCGATGCCAAAATCGTCACATTGCATTCTGAAATGAAAAAAGACGAGCGTAAAAAAGCATTAGATGCTTTCCGTAAAGGGGAAGTAGCTGTGTTAATCGCGACAGAAGTGGCAGCTCGTGGATTAGACATTGACTTAGTAACGCATGTTGTCCATGTAGATGTTCCGCAAACGATTGAACAATATTTGCATCGTTCAGGTAGAACCGGTAGAGCAGGAGCAGATGGGGAAGTATTGACTTTATTGGCATATGCTGATGAACGTCATTATAAAAAATTCACAAAAGAATTACCTTCGAAGCCTGTTCAAAAAATTATCCATAGTGGAAAGTTAATTGAAGGATCAAGCAAAACCATTGCGGCAAAGGGGAATAAACGATGA
- a CDS encoding aminopeptidase, translating to MNFQEKLEQYAELTVYVGLNVQKGQFVVINTTTDTLEFTRLVVKKAYEAGAKRVQVNYEDPVLTRTHFELAPEDAFKEFPQWPVVQRDEVINTGGCFLWIDAEDPDLLTGIPAKRLADWQKTAGKALERYRQAVGTDKVAWSIVAIPSPKWAQKVFPELPADQQMEALWQAIFKTVRIGEGNAVEAWKNHIAFLEKRAAQLNDKRYVKLQYSAPGTDLTIELPDKHIWMSGASKTPQGNPFIANMPTEEVYTVPLKHGVDGTVRNTKPLVYQGNVIDGFTLTFEKGKIVDAQAETGQELLNEMINADEGAAYLGEVALVPHHSPISDSNILFYNTLFDENASNHLAIGDSYPTCYEGARDLERKQLAAIGLNTSLVHEDFMIGSSSMDIDGIMADGSKEPIFRNGNWAF from the coding sequence ATGAACTTTCAGGAAAAGCTTGAACAATACGCCGAATTAACGGTCTATGTAGGGTTAAATGTTCAAAAAGGACAATTTGTTGTTATTAACACGACGACAGATACACTTGAATTTACACGACTAGTTGTTAAAAAAGCATATGAAGCAGGCGCAAAACGTGTCCAAGTTAATTACGAAGATCCGGTACTTACTCGCACACATTTTGAATTAGCACCAGAAGATGCATTTAAGGAGTTTCCACAATGGCCAGTTGTTCAACGTGATGAAGTAATTAATACAGGTGGTTGTTTCCTATGGATTGATGCTGAAGACCCTGACTTACTGACAGGAATTCCAGCAAAACGTTTAGCAGACTGGCAGAAAACTGCCGGGAAAGCGTTAGAACGTTACCGTCAAGCCGTCGGAACAGATAAAGTCGCTTGGTCGATTGTAGCGATTCCATCGCCAAAATGGGCACAGAAGGTATTTCCAGAATTGCCGGCAGATCAACAAATGGAAGCTTTATGGCAGGCTATCTTTAAAACAGTAAGAATTGGTGAAGGCAATGCCGTGGAAGCTTGGAAAAACCATATTGCTTTCTTAGAAAAGCGTGCTGCACAATTAAACGATAAACGTTATGTGAAATTGCAGTATAGTGCACCTGGAACAGATTTGACGATTGAACTTCCAGACAAGCATATATGGATGTCTGGTGCGTCAAAAACACCTCAAGGCAATCCGTTTATCGCGAATATGCCGACAGAAGAAGTTTATACCGTGCCTTTAAAACATGGAGTAGACGGTACCGTTCGGAATACTAAACCTTTAGTGTATCAAGGCAATGTGATTGACGGCTTTACCTTAACTTTTGAAAAAGGAAAAATTGTTGATGCTCAGGCAGAAACAGGACAAGAACTTCTGAATGAAATGATCAATGCAGATGAAGGAGCGGCATATTTAGGTGAAGTCGCATTAGTGCCGCACCATTCACCGATTTCGGATTCGAATATTCTATTTTATAATACGCTGTTTGATGAAAATGCCTCGAATCATTTAGCAATTGGTGACTCTTATCCAACTTGTTATGAAGGTGCACGTGATTTAGAGCGGAAACAATTAGCTGCAATAGGACTCAACACGTCACTTGTCCATGAAGACTTTATGATTGGCAGTAGCAGTATGGATATAGATGGAATTATGGCGGACGGTTCAAAAGAGCCTATTTTCCGAAATGGAAACTGGGCATTTTAA
- a CDS encoding SGNH/GDSL hydrolase family protein, giving the protein MKKYWISALAGLLLFSGTVQAKAMINAPINYVAIGDSLAAGQTPMREIDNGYTDLISQELMRNQSVTFYSKNLAFPGFTTTDVLESIQTDDAAELLASANLITVSAGANDLLRLVQNDPIQGSLSFQQRQVDFSLNEARKNMESILAELAEQSPNAAVYVMGYYFAYPHVRDTQKNGTGKQLDRLNEILKQTAEKAGAVFVSIDESFGENAINQIPNPADVHPNRAGYQAMANAFFTEYKEAWSVEDFELPTPNPLSFEEIMETEDQDSSDSLESRDDEKTAERPSDRSQTNYLALREMLPYS; this is encoded by the coding sequence ATGAAGAAGTACTGGATTTCAGCGTTAGCTGGATTGCTTCTTTTTAGTGGAACAGTTCAGGCAAAAGCGATGATAAATGCCCCTATAAATTATGTGGCAATTGGTGATTCTTTAGCAGCGGGTCAAACACCTATGCGAGAAATAGACAACGGTTATACAGATTTAATCTCACAAGAACTTATGCGCAATCAGTCGGTTACATTCTATTCCAAAAACTTAGCATTTCCAGGTTTTACAACAACTGATGTGTTAGAAAGCATCCAAACAGATGACGCAGCAGAACTATTAGCATCTGCAAATCTTATTACTGTATCAGCAGGCGCAAATGACTTGCTGCGCTTAGTACAAAATGATCCAATACAAGGTTCTTTGTCTTTTCAGCAACGTCAAGTGGATTTTTCTCTTAATGAGGCACGAAAAAATATGGAATCTATCTTAGCGGAACTTGCCGAGCAATCGCCGAATGCAGCTGTTTATGTAATGGGTTATTATTTTGCTTATCCACATGTCCGTGACACCCAGAAAAATGGGACGGGCAAACAGCTTGATCGACTAAACGAAATTTTGAAACAGACAGCTGAAAAAGCTGGAGCTGTATTTGTCTCTATAGATGAGTCATTCGGTGAAAATGCCATAAACCAAATTCCGAATCCTGCTGATGTTCATCCAAATAGAGCTGGTTATCAAGCAATGGCAAATGCATTTTTCACTGAATACAAAGAGGCATGGAGCGTAGAGGATTTCGAATTGCCAACCCCAAATCCATTGTCTTTTGAAGAAATTATGGAAACAGAAGATCAAGATAGTTCGGATAGTCTAGAGAGTCGTGACGATGAAAAAACAGCAGAAAGACCATCAGATCGCAGTCAGACGAATTATTTAGCATTGAGAGAAATGTTGCCTTATAGTTGA
- a CDS encoding M20 family metallopeptidase — protein MIELLKDLIKIQSDTKVRANEALQFCADWLKDKGEDVTIHDNNGYLMLTAAKGHGTETIVWNGHVDVVPGHEEQFVPVVEQDRLYGRGSADMKAGVAAMMQAFVELDSPNLTRNVQLHIVTDEETGGRNTSKWLVEQGYHGNFVICGEPTGLKVGLQSKGVLRMDITFKGKPAHGSRPWEGVNAIESAMKFHQGIYDLPFRKESTEYYEQPSVNLPIIKAGDRYNVVPAICEMSYEIRYMPGQDKDEIVRQLAGVADTVNVDMEYKASGSTPALTTTKENPYIQSLQKAILKTTDQKATLFGQHGAADTRYYAAVNGGEGAIEFGPTGDDWHGNAEYVLISSVHAYKNILLAHVQNAE, from the coding sequence ATGATTGAACTGTTAAAGGATTTAATCAAAATTCAAAGCGATACGAAAGTACGAGCGAACGAAGCTCTTCAATTTTGTGCTGATTGGTTAAAAGATAAAGGTGAAGATGTCACTATTCATGATAACAATGGGTATTTGATGTTAACCGCAGCTAAAGGTCACGGAACTGAAACAATTGTTTGGAACGGTCACGTAGATGTAGTGCCAGGTCACGAAGAACAATTTGTACCGGTCGTAGAACAAGATCGTTTATACGGTCGAGGTTCTGCCGATATGAAAGCGGGTGTCGCCGCGATGATGCAAGCTTTCGTTGAACTAGATAGTCCGAATTTAACGCGTAATGTCCAATTACATATTGTAACGGATGAAGAAACTGGTGGTCGAAACACATCTAAATGGCTAGTTGAACAAGGCTACCATGGAAACTTCGTTATTTGCGGAGAACCTACAGGGTTAAAAGTCGGATTGCAATCTAAAGGTGTCTTACGCATGGACATCACATTTAAAGGGAAACCAGCTCATGGCAGTCGTCCATGGGAAGGCGTGAATGCCATTGAATCGGCTATGAAATTTCACCAAGGGATTTACGATTTACCTTTCCGAAAAGAATCAACTGAATACTATGAACAGCCTTCTGTGAACTTACCTATTATTAAAGCAGGAGATCGCTATAATGTCGTTCCTGCAATTTGCGAAATGTCATATGAAATCCGTTATATGCCAGGGCAAGACAAAGATGAAATTGTTCGTCAGCTAGCTGGCGTAGCCGATACAGTAAATGTTGATATGGAATATAAAGCATCTGGATCGACACCTGCTTTAACAACAACAAAAGAAAATCCTTATATTCAAAGTTTACAAAAAGCAATTCTCAAAACAACTGATCAAAAAGCGACTTTATTCGGTCAGCATGGTGCTGCTGATACGCGGTATTATGCTGCTGTAAACGGTGGCGAAGGTGCAATTGAATTTGGTCCAACTGGAGACGACTGGCATGGCAACGCTGAATATGTATTAATTTCGAGTGTTCATGCATATAAAAACATCTTGCTCGCTCATGTACAAAATGCCGAATAG
- the thiT gene encoding energy-coupled thiamine transporter ThiT, whose product MRNKKVLLMMEIAIFAALGFVLDFISFRMPQGGSVSLVMIPIVLIAFRRGVGAGVLTGFLVGLLQIVSGFISVTPLSFGFVVMQVLLDYLLAYGVVGLAGVMRTKYLQHAEAKQTRKMLIAIVSGVLIASVLRYFVHVVTGILFFGMFAEGNVVIYSAVYNATYMIPVFLLAAFVCSVLFAAAPKLVNADA is encoded by the coding sequence ATGAGAAATAAAAAAGTATTGTTAATGATGGAAATTGCGATTTTTGCAGCTCTTGGATTTGTATTGGATTTTATATCATTCCGTATGCCACAAGGCGGTTCAGTTAGTTTAGTTATGATTCCAATCGTCTTAATCGCTTTTAGAAGAGGGGTTGGGGCAGGCGTTTTAACTGGCTTTTTAGTAGGCTTGTTACAAATTGTTTCTGGCTTTATCTCTGTAACACCTTTGTCGTTCGGTTTCGTCGTTATGCAAGTATTATTAGATTATCTATTAGCATATGGTGTGGTTGGATTAGCGGGCGTTATGCGTACAAAATATTTGCAACATGCAGAAGCGAAGCAGACAAGAAAGATGCTGATCGCGATTGTGTCAGGTGTGCTCATTGCATCCGTATTACGCTATTTTGTGCATGTTGTCACCGGCATACTGTTCTTCGGTATGTTTGCTGAAGGCAATGTGGTAATTTACTCTGCTGTATATAATGCCACGTACATGATTCCGGTATTTTTACTTGCTGCCTTTGTTTGTTCAGTACTTTTCGCAGCTGCTCCAAAATTGGTAAACGCCGATGCTTAA